In the genome of Gordonia rubripertincta, one region contains:
- a CDS encoding DMT family transporter: MSWLILVLSGVFEAVWATALGKSEGFTKLGPSVVFGVALVISMGGLAYAMRDLPVGTAYAVWVGIGAVLTVVYAMATGEQPASLIQALCLVMIVGGVIGLKLAH; the protein is encoded by the coding sequence ATGTCGTGGTTGATCCTGGTGCTGTCCGGTGTCTTCGAGGCCGTCTGGGCCACCGCGCTCGGGAAGTCCGAGGGGTTCACCAAGCTCGGACCGTCGGTCGTCTTCGGCGTCGCACTCGTCATCAGCATGGGTGGTCTGGCGTACGCCATGCGCGATCTGCCGGTGGGCACCGCCTACGCCGTCTGGGTCGGCATCGGTGCGGTGCTGACCGTCGTCTATGCGATGGCCACCGGTGAACAACCGGCCTCGCTGATCCAGGCGCTGTGTCTGGTGATGATCGTCGGCGGGGTCATCGGGCTGAAGCTCGCTCACTGA
- the asnB gene encoding asparagine synthase (glutamine-hydrolyzing): MCGLLGLLTSDRTAAEVVDAVAVASHCMRHRGPDEPGTWHDENIVFGFNRLSIIDIEHSHQPLRWGPPENPDRYALVFNGEIYNYLEIRAELTKDEGAVFRTEGDGEAIVAAFHHWGPDAVRRLRGMFAFAIWDTENRSLFLARDPFGIKPLFVASGPGGLVFGSEKKSLLELIERVGLSKDLDPRAVEHYTVLQYVPEPETIHASIRRLESGCHATASPGSPLSIRRYFTPQFGVKPVTDATRQKRYDEIADVLADSVAKHMRADVTVGSFLSGGIDSTAIAALAIRHNPDLITFTTGFEREGYSEVDVAAESAEAIGAKHVVKVVGPSEFIEALPSIVWYLDDPVADPALVPLYFVAAEARKHVKVVLSGEGADELFGGYTIYKEPLSLAAFDRLPGPLRRAAGKISDRIPEGTRGKSLLHRGSLTLEERYYGNARSFDDARLRAVLRDYRPEWTHTDVTAPIYAMSEGWDPVARMQHLDLFTWLRGDILVKADKITMANSLELRVPFLDPEVFAVAERLPHDEKISHGTTKYALRKALEQIVPAHVLHRKKLGFPVPIRHWLAGTEMYDWAHDTITKSQTDHIFDKTAVIAMLNEHREGVVDNSRRLWTVLVFMIWHGIFVEGTIVPDIVDHTYPVRL, translated from the coding sequence GTGTGTGGTCTGCTCGGCCTTCTGACATCCGACCGGACGGCCGCCGAGGTCGTCGACGCGGTGGCGGTGGCCTCGCACTGCATGCGGCATCGCGGGCCCGACGAGCCGGGCACCTGGCACGACGAGAACATCGTCTTCGGCTTCAACCGCCTCTCGATCATCGACATCGAGCATTCTCATCAGCCGCTGCGCTGGGGTCCGCCGGAGAACCCGGACCGCTACGCGCTGGTCTTCAACGGCGAGATCTACAACTACCTGGAGATCCGCGCCGAGCTCACCAAGGACGAAGGCGCAGTCTTCCGCACCGAGGGTGACGGCGAGGCCATCGTCGCAGCCTTCCACCATTGGGGTCCCGACGCGGTGCGCCGTCTCCGCGGCATGTTCGCCTTCGCCATCTGGGACACCGAGAACCGGTCGCTGTTCCTCGCGCGCGACCCGTTCGGCATCAAGCCGCTGTTCGTCGCCTCGGGTCCGGGCGGGCTGGTCTTCGGCAGTGAGAAGAAGTCGCTGCTCGAGCTCATCGAACGCGTGGGCCTGTCCAAGGACCTGGACCCGCGGGCCGTCGAGCACTACACCGTACTGCAGTACGTCCCCGAACCCGAGACCATCCACGCGTCGATCCGCCGGCTCGAGTCGGGTTGCCACGCCACCGCCTCCCCCGGCAGCCCGCTGTCGATCCGCCGCTACTTCACGCCGCAGTTCGGCGTGAAGCCGGTCACCGACGCCACGCGACAGAAGCGCTACGACGAGATCGCCGACGTCCTCGCGGACTCGGTTGCCAAGCACATGCGCGCCGACGTGACGGTCGGTTCGTTCCTCTCGGGCGGTATCGACTCGACGGCCATCGCCGCGTTGGCGATCCGGCACAACCCCGACCTGATCACCTTCACCACGGGCTTCGAGCGCGAGGGCTACTCGGAGGTCGACGTGGCCGCCGAGTCGGCCGAGGCGATCGGCGCGAAACACGTCGTCAAGGTCGTCGGACCGTCGGAGTTCATCGAGGCGCTGCCGTCGATCGTCTGGTACCTCGACGACCCGGTCGCCGACCCCGCCCTGGTCCCGCTCTACTTCGTCGCCGCCGAGGCACGCAAGCACGTCAAGGTCGTGCTGTCCGGTGAGGGCGCCGACGAGCTGTTCGGCGGCTACACCATCTACAAGGAGCCGCTGTCGCTCGCGGCCTTCGACCGTCTCCCCGGCCCGCTGCGCCGGGCCGCCGGCAAGATCTCCGACCGCATCCCGGAGGGCACCCGCGGCAAGAGCCTGCTGCACCGCGGCTCGCTCACCCTCGAGGAGCGGTACTACGGCAACGCCCGCAGCTTCGACGACGCGCGACTCCGCGCGGTGCTGCGCGACTACCGCCCGGAGTGGACCCACACCGACGTCACCGCCCCGATCTACGCGATGAGCGAGGGCTGGGACCCGGTGGCCCGCATGCAGCACCTCGACCTCTTCACCTGGCTGCGCGGCGACATCCTGGTCAAGGCCGACAAGATCACGATGGCCAACTCCCTCGAGTTGCGCGTGCCGTTCCTCGACCCGGAGGTCTTCGCGGTCGCCGAGCGTCTGCCCCACGACGAGAAGATCTCGCACGGCACCACCAAGTACGCCCTGCGCAAGGCGCTCGAGCAGATCGTCCCGGCGCACGTCCTGCACCGCAAGAAGCTCGGCTTCCCGGTCCCGATCCGCCATTGGCTGGCCGGCACCGAGATGTACGACTGGGCACACGACACGATCACCAAGAGCCAGACAGACCACATCTTCGACAAGACGGCGGTCATCGCGATGCTCAACGAGCACCGGGAAGGCGTGGTGGACAACAGCCGTCGCCTGTGGACGGTACTGGTCTTCATGATCTGGCACGGCATCTTCGTCGAGGGCACGATCGTGCCGGACATCGTCGACCACACGTACCCGGTCCGCCTCTAG
- a CDS encoding glycerate kinase has protein sequence MRILIAPDSFGDTMSAVVAANAIARGWAAARPDDALVLAPQSDGGPGFVDVLASRFGTLVTEDVHGPLGAGVTAHWLFDAASSTAYVECAQACGLHQLGGRPTSRTAAAATTHGVGELVAAALARGARRLVVGLGGSSTTDGGAGLVDALGGPEDARERLAGVEIVVASDVENPLLGALGAAAVFGPQKGADPETVEVLEKRLTEWSIILNELAGRDITADAGAGAAGGIGAALLALGGRRVSGATVVADATDLTADVAAADVVITGEGKFDSQTLRGKVVAALYNAASTTGAGGAGAQTVVLAGQVALSPAEIEEVGIAGAHAIVDVAGSVEVAMNDAENQLVKLAETVAGSFEAGFCPPVE, from the coding sequence TTGCGCATCCTGATCGCGCCGGATTCCTTCGGCGACACCATGTCCGCTGTCGTGGCCGCGAACGCCATCGCCCGCGGATGGGCGGCCGCCCGGCCCGACGACGCCCTCGTCCTCGCACCGCAATCAGACGGCGGGCCGGGGTTCGTCGACGTCCTGGCCTCGAGATTCGGCACCCTCGTCACCGAGGACGTGCACGGCCCGCTCGGCGCGGGCGTCACCGCGCACTGGCTCTTCGACGCCGCGTCGTCGACCGCATACGTCGAATGCGCCCAGGCCTGTGGCCTTCATCAACTGGGCGGCCGGCCGACCTCGCGGACCGCGGCCGCCGCCACCACGCACGGTGTCGGCGAACTCGTGGCGGCGGCCCTGGCGCGCGGCGCACGACGCCTCGTCGTCGGACTCGGCGGCAGCTCCACCACCGACGGCGGTGCTGGGCTCGTCGACGCGCTCGGCGGACCGGAAGATGCTCGCGAGCGACTCGCCGGGGTCGAGATCGTCGTGGCGTCGGATGTGGAGAACCCGCTGCTCGGAGCGTTGGGTGCGGCGGCGGTGTTCGGACCGCAGAAGGGCGCCGACCCCGAGACCGTCGAAGTCCTCGAGAAGCGCCTCACCGAGTGGTCGATCATCCTGAACGAGCTCGCCGGGCGCGACATCACCGCCGACGCCGGTGCCGGTGCAGCGGGCGGAATCGGCGCCGCGCTCCTCGCATTGGGCGGCAGGCGGGTGTCCGGGGCGACCGTCGTCGCCGACGCCACCGACCTGACCGCCGACGTCGCGGCCGCCGACGTCGTCATCACCGGCGAGGGCAAGTTCGACTCCCAGACTCTCCGCGGGAAGGTCGTAGCGGCCCTGTACAACGCCGCGTCGACGACGGGCGCAGGGGGTGCCGGGGCGCAGACGGTGGTCCTCGCGGGACAGGTCGCGCTGTCCCCGGCCGAGATCGAGGAGGTCGGGATCGCGGGGGCGCACGCCATCGTCGATGTCGCCGGATCGGTCGAGGTCGCGATGAACGACGCCGAGAACCAGCTCGTGAAGCTCGCGGAGACGGTCGCCGGCTCTTTCGAAGCCGGATTCTGCCCGCCGGTCGAGTAG
- a CDS encoding carbohydrate kinase family protein — protein MAIVVCGSIATDHLMKFPGKFSEQLLGDHLEHISLSFLVEDLVVRRGGVGGNICYAMGQLGGNPVLVGAVGSDFHDYRKWLESNGVDCRGVRVSETHHTARFMCTTDETMAQLATFYAGAMSESRDISLADVIAETGTPELVLIGADDPAGMLSHTEACRAAGIPFAADPSQQLARLDGEQARTLIEGAAYLFTNEYEWGLLRQKTGLSEAQVAEMVGVRVTTLGKDGVEIVERDGTRIHVGVVPESEKVDPTGVGDGFRAGFLSALSKGLGFERAAQVGSMVAVLVLETVSTQDWSWDIETALARIEGAYGAEAAAEIKAAF, from the coding sequence GTGGCAATCGTTGTATGCGGCTCCATCGCAACCGACCATCTGATGAAGTTCCCCGGGAAGTTCTCCGAGCAACTGCTCGGCGATCACCTCGAGCACATCTCTCTCAGCTTCCTCGTCGAGGACCTCGTCGTCCGACGCGGCGGCGTCGGGGGCAACATCTGCTACGCCATGGGCCAGCTCGGCGGCAACCCGGTGCTCGTCGGCGCGGTCGGCTCGGACTTCCACGACTACCGCAAGTGGCTCGAGTCCAATGGCGTCGACTGCCGTGGCGTCCGGGTTTCCGAGACCCATCACACCGCTCGATTCATGTGCACGACCGACGAGACGATGGCGCAGCTCGCCACGTTCTACGCCGGCGCCATGAGCGAGAGTCGCGACATCTCGCTCGCCGACGTCATCGCCGAGACCGGTACGCCGGAGCTCGTGCTGATCGGCGCCGACGACCCGGCCGGCATGCTCAGCCACACCGAGGCCTGCCGTGCCGCCGGTATCCCGTTCGCCGCCGATCCCAGCCAGCAGCTGGCACGTCTCGACGGGGAGCAGGCCCGGACCCTCATCGAGGGCGCCGCATACCTGTTCACCAACGAGTACGAATGGGGCCTCCTGCGCCAGAAGACCGGCCTGTCCGAGGCGCAGGTCGCGGAGATGGTCGGCGTGCGCGTCACCACCCTCGGCAAGGACGGCGTCGAGATCGTCGAGCGCGACGGCACCCGCATCCACGTCGGGGTCGTCCCCGAGTCCGAGAAGGTCGATCCGACGGGCGTCGGCGACGGTTTCCGTGCCGGCTTCCTGTCCGCGCTGTCCAAGGGTCTCGGCTTCGAGCGCGCCGCGCAGGTCGGCTCGATGGTCGCCGTGCTGGTGCTCGAGACGGTGTCGACGCAGGACTGGTCCTGGGACATCGAGACTGCCCTCGCCCGCATCGAGGGTGCCTACGGTGCCGAGGCCGCAGCGGAGATCAAAGCCGCCTTCTGA
- the gcvT gene encoding glycine cleavage system aminomethyltransferase GcvT, with product MSELLAGPIADRHAALEASFAEFGGWNMPVSYAGTVAEHTAVREAVAIFDVSHLGKALVSGPGAAAFVNSTLTNDLGKIVPGKAQYTLCCNESGGVVDDLIAYLVSDEEVFLVPNAANTATVVAQMSAVAPEGISIADQHRDFAVFAVQGPRSPEVLTGLGLPADMEYMAFADAELPTADGDKPVRVCRTGYTGERGYEILPRWDDAGAVFDVLLEAITAAGGQAAGLGARDTLRTEMGYALHGHELSPEITPVQARSSWAVGWDKPSFFGRDALVTEKEAGPARRLYGLKATGRGVPRADCAVKLGDTEIGVCTSGTFSPTLKQGIALALLDTASGVKKGDQVVVDVRGRDLTCEVVIPPFVASHV from the coding sequence ATGAGTGAACTCCTCGCCGGACCCATCGCCGACCGTCACGCCGCACTCGAAGCGAGTTTCGCCGAGTTCGGCGGCTGGAACATGCCGGTGTCCTACGCGGGCACCGTCGCCGAACACACCGCGGTCCGCGAGGCCGTGGCGATCTTCGACGTCAGCCACCTCGGCAAGGCGTTGGTGTCGGGTCCCGGCGCCGCCGCGTTCGTGAACTCGACCCTCACCAACGATCTCGGCAAGATCGTTCCCGGAAAGGCGCAGTACACGCTGTGCTGCAACGAATCCGGTGGTGTCGTCGACGACCTCATCGCCTATCTCGTGAGCGACGAGGAGGTGTTCCTGGTCCCCAACGCCGCGAACACCGCGACCGTCGTCGCGCAGATGTCGGCCGTTGCGCCCGAGGGGATCTCGATCGCCGACCAGCACCGCGACTTCGCGGTCTTCGCCGTGCAGGGTCCGCGCTCGCCGGAGGTCCTCACCGGGCTCGGCCTGCCCGCCGACATGGAGTACATGGCCTTCGCCGACGCCGAGCTGCCCACCGCCGACGGCGACAAGCCGGTCCGCGTGTGCCGCACCGGATACACCGGTGAACGCGGCTACGAGATCCTGCCCCGCTGGGACGACGCCGGGGCCGTCTTCGACGTGCTGCTCGAGGCGATCACCGCGGCGGGTGGGCAGGCCGCCGGTCTCGGCGCCCGCGACACCCTGCGCACCGAGATGGGTTACGCCCTGCACGGTCACGAGCTCAGCCCGGAGATCACCCCGGTGCAGGCACGGTCGAGCTGGGCGGTCGGCTGGGACAAGCCGTCGTTCTTCGGACGCGACGCCCTGGTCACCGAGAAGGAGGCCGGCCCGGCGCGCCGCCTCTACGGACTCAAGGCAACCGGCCGCGGCGTGCCGCGCGCCGACTGCGCGGTCAAGCTGGGGGACACGGAGATCGGGGTGTGCACCTCCGGCACGTTCTCGCCGACCCTCAAACAGGGAATCGCGCTCGCGCTGCTGGACACGGCGTCGGGCGTCAAGAAGGGCGACCAGGTGGTCGTCGACGTGCGCGGCCGCGATCTCACCTGCGAGGTCGTCATCCCACCGTTCGTGGCGTCGCACGTGTGA
- a CDS encoding adenosylcobinamide-GDP ribazoletransferase has protein sequence MISPLRAVRTAVCWMTVLPVGTGTDPDELPDRAVGGAVMAALPVVGVVVGAAAAAFAFGLSLTDLPTALIGVLVVVLTAALTRGMHLDGLADTADGLGCYGPPERVAEVMRSGTVGPFGVATLVLTLGVQAAASSGLVDESRWYELAFAIALGRLGALVGTRRSISPAHPSGFGALVAGTQRASIPVWCLIAAVATVPIALRDNGFDVAAVAQALVVVLAVVVFAWIFTRHCARRMGGLNGDVLGATIELGVALALVGLLI, from the coding sequence ATGATCTCGCCGCTGCGAGCGGTCCGGACCGCAGTGTGCTGGATGACCGTCCTGCCGGTCGGCACCGGGACCGACCCGGACGAGCTTCCGGATCGCGCGGTCGGCGGTGCGGTGATGGCGGCACTCCCCGTTGTCGGCGTCGTGGTGGGTGCCGCGGCCGCGGCCTTCGCATTCGGGCTGTCGCTCACCGACCTCCCCACCGCACTCATCGGCGTCCTCGTCGTCGTCCTGACCGCGGCGCTCACCCGGGGAATGCATCTCGACGGCCTGGCCGACACCGCCGACGGGCTCGGTTGTTACGGTCCGCCGGAGCGGGTTGCCGAGGTGATGCGCAGCGGGACCGTCGGCCCGTTCGGGGTGGCGACCCTCGTCCTCACACTCGGGGTGCAAGCCGCCGCGTCGTCCGGCCTCGTCGACGAATCACGTTGGTATGAGCTCGCTTTCGCCATCGCGCTGGGGCGACTCGGCGCTCTCGTGGGCACCCGGCGATCGATCTCCCCCGCTCACCCGAGCGGCTTCGGCGCCCTCGTCGCCGGCACCCAGCGGGCCTCGATCCCGGTGTGGTGTCTGATCGCCGCCGTGGCCACGGTGCCGATCGCCCTGCGCGACAACGGGTTCGATGTCGCCGCGGTGGCACAGGCACTCGTCGTCGTACTCGCGGTCGTGGTGTTCGCATGGATCTTCACCCGGCACTGCGCACGACGCATGGGCGGACTCAACGGCGACGTCCTGGGCGCGACGATCGAACTCGGTGTCGCCCTCGCGCTCGTCGGCCTGCTCATCTGA
- a CDS encoding branched-chain amino acid aminotransferase, producing MTLEFNRTEHPHPVSENRRAEILSAPGFGRYFTDNMVMVDYDADKGWHNAQVRPYGPIALDPSAMVLHYGQEVFEGLKAYRQPDGSIAAFRPEANAERLQRSAERLAMPALPVEDFIESLKALLDADNAWVPPAGGEEALYLRPFMFASQAGLGVNAPSSQYIYSVIASPAGAYFSGGIKPVSVWLSTEYVRAAPGGTGFAKCGGNYAAAFLAQRQATEQGCDQVVWLDAIERRYIEEMGGMNLFFVFGSGADARLVTPELSGSLLPGITRSSLLTLATDAGFAVEERKITTEELRKGVASGDITEVFACGTAAVITPVGHVRGVGEDYTINNGQTGEVTQALRDTLTGIQRGTFADTHGWMTELYRA from the coding sequence ATGACCTTGGAGTTCAACCGTACCGAGCATCCCCATCCGGTGTCGGAGAACCGTCGTGCGGAGATTCTCTCCGCCCCGGGATTCGGCCGCTACTTCACCGACAACATGGTGATGGTGGACTACGACGCGGACAAGGGCTGGCACAACGCGCAGGTACGGCCGTACGGGCCGATCGCACTCGATCCCTCGGCGATGGTGCTGCACTACGGTCAAGAGGTCTTCGAAGGTCTCAAGGCCTACCGTCAGCCCGACGGCTCGATCGCCGCCTTCCGCCCGGAGGCCAACGCCGAGCGGCTGCAGCGCAGCGCCGAGCGCCTCGCGATGCCGGCGCTGCCGGTCGAGGACTTCATCGAGTCCCTCAAGGCGCTGCTCGACGCCGACAACGCGTGGGTTCCGCCGGCAGGCGGTGAGGAGGCGCTGTACCTGCGGCCCTTCATGTTCGCCTCGCAGGCGGGTCTCGGCGTCAATGCGCCGTCGTCGCAGTACATCTACTCCGTCATCGCCTCGCCGGCCGGCGCCTACTTCTCGGGCGGCATCAAGCCCGTCAGCGTGTGGCTGTCCACCGAGTACGTGCGCGCCGCTCCCGGTGGCACCGGTTTCGCCAAGTGCGGCGGCAACTACGCCGCGGCCTTCCTGGCGCAGCGTCAGGCCACCGAGCAGGGCTGCGACCAGGTCGTCTGGCTCGACGCGATCGAACGCCGCTACATCGAGGAGATGGGCGGCATGAACCTGTTCTTCGTGTTCGGCTCCGGCGCGGACGCCCGCCTCGTGACCCCGGAACTGTCGGGGTCGCTCCTCCCGGGCATCACCCGCTCGTCGCTGCTGACGCTGGCCACCGACGCCGGCTTCGCGGTCGAGGAACGCAAGATCACCACGGAGGAACTCCGCAAGGGCGTCGCCTCCGGCGACATCACCGAGGTCTTCGCCTGTGGCACCGCCGCGGTGATCACCCCGGTCGGTCACGTCAGGGGCGTGGGCGAGGACTACACGATCAACAACGGTCAGACCGGTGAGGTCACCCAGGCCCTCCGCGACACCCTCACGGGCATCCAGCGCGGCACCTTCGCCGACACCCACGGGTGGATGACGGAGCTCTACCGGGCCTGA
- the cobT gene encoding nicotinate-nucleotide--dimethylbenzimidazole phosphoribosyltransferase has translation MADRATRTLVLGGVRSGKSAHGESLLRAHQQIRYLATGPVTTADAEWTARVDTHKQRRDARYTTIETTDLAEALRAAPDIPALVDDLGSWLTARIDAVDGWQSGSKIDLDADITELCDALQAMNADVVLISSEVGLSLVPPTPAGRLFQDLLGTLNSAVAQVCDRVSLVVAGRVLDLPGGPSAGDLTGATASAAPAPAVAPVTTAPVATPAPVTPGAVTEPTPVTASGDLPDPTDAEVFGPITPPSEAVAFEARERHKTLTKPPGSLGRLEEIGVWISACQGQCPPSPITSPSVVVFAGDHGVARGGVSAFPPEVTAQMVANISSGGAAVNVMAARIGASVTVVDMSVDADTAPHLSTFKVRRSSEDLRTTDSITLAEARAALAAGRAIADRLVDSGSDLLIAGEMGIGNTTPATVLIGALTRREPVEIVGRGTGVDDHGWMRKTAAIRDGMRRARKVVHDPLALLAAVGGADLTATAGFLAQAALRRTPVILDGVVITAAAMVANELAPGATRWWIAGHRSVEPAHQIALDHLDLEPVLDLSMRLGEGSGAVLALPVVQSATDILISMATFAEAGVTDRDDSAVPEAAESS, from the coding sequence ATGGCCGATCGCGCTACGCGCACACTCGTCCTGGGCGGTGTGCGTTCGGGTAAATCCGCACACGGCGAGTCGCTGCTCCGCGCGCATCAGCAGATCCGGTACCTGGCCACCGGACCGGTGACCACGGCCGACGCCGAGTGGACGGCGCGGGTCGACACCCACAAGCAGCGCCGCGACGCCCGCTACACGACGATCGAGACCACCGATCTCGCCGAGGCCCTCCGCGCGGCACCCGACATCCCGGCCCTGGTCGACGACCTCGGCAGCTGGCTCACCGCACGGATCGACGCCGTCGACGGCTGGCAGTCCGGTTCGAAGATCGACCTCGACGCCGACATCACCGAGCTCTGCGACGCGCTGCAGGCGATGAACGCCGACGTGGTGCTGATCAGTTCCGAGGTCGGCCTGTCCCTGGTTCCCCCGACACCGGCGGGCCGGTTGTTCCAGGACCTGCTCGGCACCCTGAACTCGGCGGTGGCACAGGTGTGCGACCGGGTGTCGCTCGTGGTCGCCGGCCGCGTGCTCGACCTACCCGGCGGCCCGTCCGCCGGAGACCTCACCGGCGCAACGGCTTCCGCCGCACCAGCGCCGGCCGTCGCGCCGGTCACGACAGCACCGGTGGCGACCCCCGCCCCGGTCACGCCCGGCGCCGTCACCGAGCCCACACCCGTCACGGCGTCCGGCGATCTCCCGGATCCCACCGACGCCGAGGTCTTCGGACCGATCACTCCCCCGAGCGAAGCCGTCGCGTTCGAGGCCCGCGAGCGCCACAAGACTCTGACCAAGCCGCCGGGTTCGCTGGGTCGCCTGGAGGAGATCGGGGTCTGGATCTCCGCGTGCCAGGGGCAGTGCCCACCCTCGCCGATCACCTCGCCGAGCGTCGTCGTCTTCGCCGGCGATCACGGCGTCGCCCGGGGCGGCGTGTCGGCGTTCCCGCCCGAGGTGACCGCGCAGATGGTCGCCAACATCTCCTCCGGCGGCGCCGCGGTGAACGTCATGGCTGCGCGTATCGGCGCCTCGGTCACGGTCGTCGACATGTCCGTCGACGCCGACACCGCGCCCCATCTGTCGACGTTCAAGGTCCGCCGTAGCAGCGAGGACCTGCGCACCACCGACTCCATCACCCTCGCCGAGGCCCGCGCTGCGCTGGCCGCCGGTCGGGCGATCGCCGACCGGCTCGTCGACTCGGGCAGCGACCTGCTGATCGCCGGCGAGATGGGCATCGGCAACACCACCCCCGCCACCGTCCTCATCGGTGCGCTCACACGCCGCGAACCGGTCGAGATCGTCGGCCGCGGAACGGGTGTCGACGACCACGGCTGGATGCGGAAGACCGCCGCGATCCGCGACGGCATGCGCCGGGCCCGCAAGGTCGTGCACGATCCGCTCGCTCTCCTCGCCGCAGTCGGTGGCGCCGACCTGACGGCCACCGCGGGCTTCCTGGCGCAGGCTGCGCTCCGCCGCACCCCCGTCATCCTCGACGGCGTCGTGATCACCGCGGCCGCCATGGTCGCCAACGAGCTCGCACCCGGCGCCACGCGCTGGTGGATCGCCGGACACCGGTCGGTCGAACCCGCGCATCAGATCGCGCTCGACCACCTCGACCTCGAACCGGTCCTCGATCTGTCGATGCGCCTCGGCGAGGGCAGCGGCGCGGTCCTGGCGCTGCCGGTCGTGCAGTCGGCCACCGACATCCTCATCTCGATGGCGACCTTCGCCGAGGCCGGGGTGACCGACCGCGACGATTCGGCCGTACCCGAAGCGGCCGAGTCGTCCTGA
- a CDS encoding HesB/IscA family protein: MTVQNETSTATGVILSDAAASKAKALLEQEGRDDLALRIAVQPGGCAGLRYQLFFDDRTLDGDITSDFGGVTLAVDRMSAPYVQGATIDFVDTIEKQGFTIDNPNATGSCACGDSFN; the protein is encoded by the coding sequence ATGACCGTGCAGAACGAAACGAGCACTGCCACCGGCGTCATCCTGAGCGACGCAGCCGCCTCGAAGGCAAAGGCACTGCTCGAGCAGGAAGGTCGCGACGACCTCGCGCTGCGCATCGCCGTGCAGCCGGGTGGATGCGCTGGTCTGCGCTACCAGCTCTTCTTCGACGATCGCACCCTCGACGGCGACATCACCTCGGACTTCGGCGGCGTCACGCTGGCCGTCGACCGGATGAGTGCTCCCTACGTCCAGGGCGCCACCATCGACTTCGTGGACACCATCGAGAAGCAGGGTTTCACCATCGACAACCCGAACGCCACCGGTAGCTGCGCCTGCGGTGACTCGTTCAACTGA
- a CDS encoding DUF3043 domain-containing protein has protein sequence MKLPWKKDETSEESGESTVTTYAADDAATEDSAPAKGSKTTPGKGRPTPKRREAEKRRGPVAPPPTTRSEARARKKELKNTLSKDEKKQLAAERRAKRLEQRERMMEGDEAYLMPRDKGPVRRYTRDIVDARRNFAGLFMPFAILLIVLMFMVPQAAGLTNLILVAFVVLMAVDGFILGRLVNRRVAERYPDSQDGGFKLGWYAFTRAMQLRKMRAPKPSVSRGDEV, from the coding sequence GTGAAGCTGCCATGGAAGAAGGACGAGACGTCGGAGGAATCCGGCGAGAGCACGGTGACCACGTACGCCGCCGACGACGCGGCCACCGAGGACTCCGCGCCGGCCAAGGGCAGCAAGACCACCCCCGGAAAGGGCCGCCCGACCCCCAAGCGTCGTGAGGCCGAGAAGCGTCGTGGGCCCGTCGCGCCGCCGCCGACCACCCGGTCCGAGGCCCGCGCGCGCAAGAAAGAACTGAAGAACACGCTCTCCAAGGACGAGAAGAAGCAGCTCGCCGCGGAGCGTCGCGCCAAGCGCCTCGAGCAGCGCGAGCGGATGATGGAGGGCGACGAGGCCTACCTCATGCCCCGCGACAAGGGCCCGGTCCGTCGCTACACCCGCGACATCGTCGACGCACGCCGCAACTTCGCCGGCCTGTTCATGCCGTTCGCGATCCTGCTCATCGTGTTGATGTTCATGGTTCCGCAGGCAGCCGGGCTCACCAACCTGATCCTCGTGGCCTTCGTCGTCCTCATGGCCGTCGACGGTTTCATCCTGGGCCGTCTCGTGAATCGTCGTGTCGCCGAACGCTATCCCGACTCGCAGGACGGCGGCTTCAAGCTCGGCTGGTATGCGTTCACCCGTGCCATGCAGCTCCGGAAGATGCGAGCGCCCAAGCCCTCGGTGTCGCGCGGCGACGAAGTCTGA